One Vicia villosa cultivar HV-30 ecotype Madison, WI linkage group LG5, Vvil1.0, whole genome shotgun sequence genomic window, TCTAAAGGCATCTGATGTGAACAATCCATACAAATGTTCATGTGGACAGAATGTAGAACATGCCATACCGAGGTTGTATTTTTCAACCTTTAATCAGATTAATTCATTTGCCATTATTCAATATTTGTAGTGTTCTAATTTTATTTTCCTATGCATTTATGTAAAAAGGTATCGAGTTGACATATATGTGGTTGATGGTGATTCCAAATTTCGCTTTGTGTTTTGGGACTCTGACTGTGCCGACATTATTGGAAAGTCTGCTGATAGTATTTATAAAGCAATGCTTGAGGTTCATTTTAATTCATTACctattttaatgtttatttgtatATGAATGAAGTACTTACATTGAATTTAATGTGCAGGAAGGTGACGACGACCCAATGATATATCCAGATGATCTTGACATGCTACTTGGTAAAAAGATGGCGTTTAGGGCTAAAGTTCAGCCAACATTTGGCCAAGCATCTGTTTGGAAACTTTCCTATGATGAAGAGTTTGTAAAGGAAATTGAGAAAGATTATATTACTGATGAAGTATGGAAATTTTTCTTTGCACATCTACATATGTCTAtttatcaatatttgtatcttaaTCTTCATCTCAATATCTGATTTGCAGGGAGATAGCAAATCTTTAAACCAAAACCCAGTTGTTGATCGTGTTGATGAATCCATTGTATGTTAATGTTGACTAAACTTTAGCCTGTTAATTACAGTATTTTCTTTATACTTACTGTTAATTTGTTTTCTTCCAGGAGTCGTTGTCGGCATATGGAGAAAATGATCCTGATAAACAAGTGACCAATACTCCATCCAAAGGAAGTCCTGTTTATCTTGATGCTGAAGATTCCGAATTACAAGCGTATGGTACTACCCAGCTCTCAGGAACCAAGCCTGCAAAGAAAGTTAAGATTGAATCGGATGCATGAAGACTCCACCAGAACC contains:
- the LOC131605623 gene encoding uncharacterized protein LOC131605623, with the protein product MLCVTVGTTQRFFVSKHGWFYYGCTKCSLKASDVNNPYKCSCGQNVEHAIPRYRVDIYVVDGDSKFRFVFWDSDCADIIGKSADSIYKAMLEEGDDDPMIYPDDLDMLLGKKMAFRAKVQPTFGQASVWKLSYDEEFVKEIEKDYITDEGDSKSLNQNPVVDRVDESIESLSAYGENDPDKQVTNTPSKGSPVYLDAEDSELQAYGTTQLSGTKPAKKVKIESDA